DNA from Thunnus maccoyii chromosome 21, fThuMac1.1, whole genome shotgun sequence:
TATTTTTATCAAGTGAAAGTAAAATCTGATAACAAATTCTTAACTTGACTTATATAATGAATATTTGGAAATATCCTCATTGGATCCCATTTCTtaaacatacattaaaaaacTAATATAGCTCAAGGTAAGATTCTATCACAATCATGTGCATTGATCTTTTTCTCCTCAAATGAAACTTTGacatattaacacatttaataaaCGTTTACAGATACACTGACCATATTGTTCCTCACTTAGACCTCAGCTTTTCTCAAAgacacaacccccccccccccccccaagacCTCTTTCCTGACAATTACAGGGTGATGTACcaattttaaagtttgtttcacATCAACCCAAGATGTTCACAAAGGAAGGGGTCGACCTCACAGAGAAAATCAATCATCTCTGAACTCGCAGCTTCACCTTTCTTCCTCACTGTGTCGATGACAAAACGAGCCTTGTCGCTTTTGTTTTGCATCTCGTCCGCTGACTCCCTCTCAGAGTCAGTTATCACCTTTTTCTCAAACATCTTGTCCAGCAGACTTTTGAGAACAGGTCCTGATATCCCATCGATGAAGCAGGTCCGTATGTCCATCAGCCTCTCGTTTGAAGGGAGGATCAGAGCACTCGGCCCACAGGTCCTTCTTACTCCAGTGGACAAAAGACAAACTTTTCTTTCCCAGACACTTTGGGAGCTGTTTGTGCCTCTCAAAAACAGcttaatatttttcatgattttttctAAATTCACCTGGAATGATGAGACGTAGTTGTTGTAGGACTCCTCATCAAATTCTGCTTCTGTTGGTTGAACTAGAACTGAGTCGTCTTCAGGACTAGTGGACAGTGTGTACTCCTGCTTTGGGAGCAGTTTACAGTGTGCAGGTGTCTCGATGTACCTCTCATCTCCAACTAACTTCTTCCTCGTGCGCAGCACATCACGCAGGACGACGTTCTTTGGTAGCAACAACACATTGAGGACAGATTCTGGATCAGGATCAGTCGGGGGTCTGTAGAACAGCAGCACCATCGCTCGGACCGGGTCAGGAGGAGAGTCTTCATCCTTGACATTACCGAAACCAGAAAACCCTGTGATGTTTATAATGACATGAGTTTCTGTTATCTGATGAGGAGTAATAAACTCGATGCCCTCATCATCCACATGAGCAACTGACAAGAATTCACATCCACCTGTGGAGCGGATCTCACAGTGTGGGAGATGAAGCTGACACACAGACTGCTGGAGACATTTGATGTCAAACAGGGGTCCTGCAGGCTTTTTGTGATGTTGGGCCAGTAGTCTGCGGTTCCAAGAGACAATCCTGTAAACCACGTCCCCTTCTCCCTCCATGTGAAACACCAGACTTGTCACACTGCACTGGTACAGGCCTGGACGGGAGCAGTGGAACCTGTAGgtttcctcattttcatcaACAGTGATATCAGGTGGAAACTCCTCAAAGCTGTCTTTTAACAACATGTCAGATAAGCTCTTTGCTTGGgttaagtttttgttgtttgcagAGTTTATTTGACTGAGTGAGGACTTGCTGTGAGGACGAGGCAAGCAGCTGGAGTCTTTTCTGCTCCTGAAGATATCTGAGGGTGGTAGGAGGTGAGAGAGGGCTGGCAGGGAGTTTTCAGCTGAGGTTTGCTTGGCTTTAACAAGTTTCTCTGGTGCATCATGGTGACCCCCATATTTCCGTGTGAAAATGTTTGGGAGTAAAAGGCCAACAGCAGAAGTAATGATGTACTTTGTGTGGGGGAATAATTGTGAAATGTAGGTGAACCATGTAGGTGAATCTTCTGCTCTGTCACCTAGTTTTCGAAAGGCACGTAACAAGGACCCTGGATCATATAGCCTATCACCTATTTCTTGAATAGCACATAACAAGGGCTGTCGAAATTGTTCTCTAACACATATTTCTCGAAGGTAATCTCCCAGCACCACTATTTGGTGGGCTAAGAGACGTGACTCATTTTCATGATGTCTGCACAGTTCTCTGCTATATCTTCTGTTGCCAGTGTAAAAAAAGACAGGGAAAAAAGGTGATCTGAACACAATAGGAGTGCAGAggaatacacacaaacagggaAATGTTTCCTCTATGGCCCATCCTCCAGTGGGCagaatttttccattttcatcagGATCTGAGTTGTAAGTTCTTAACCCTTCGGTGCCAAGGGGCTCCATCCAGTGTCAATTTTTAATATCTTGTTCAAGATTATCTTCTTGTATTGTCGTAGTTTTTCAACTGCTTCTTAACCCTGGAAGACAAATCAGAGAATGGACAACATTCTTTACTGGTGATAATTCAAAATAACACTAAGTTAAAGTGCCTCACTAAATGCAGGAAAGAAAATTGCATACTTTCgcaattaaaatgacaaaactgtcTCTTGGGTCTTCTAAATATGTTGcttaaaaacaataacagacaaATTAATTGTATAACAGAGACTAAATGAGGTCACCTGGATGAAATGTAACATAATAATAGAATTATTGTAAGGAACATAAAAAATGTGGTCTACATAAAAACTTATAAACATGGGGTTACACATTTACTCATTCGATGTTTtgttcattattaatattattaaagttATTTGACAATGTCACTGTTGAACCTTTTAGTTTGAAACTCATGGttgcttatatatatatatatatatatatatatatatatatatatatatatatatatatatatatatatatatatatatatatatatttgaactatatatgttcaaataaacataacttttcTTCTCACAGTGCACCAATTTAGAACTTGAAAGAAGAAATCTTTTTATATTGAAAATTGTTTGGAGACAGGAAGTAAGTCTGCTGCTCATACTAACTGCTGATCAAATTCAgaatgtttgtgattgttttaagtcgtgtgtctgagtgtgtatgATGACTGTTTTATGATTGTAAGAGAATGAACCGTCTTattgtgatcctctgtgtatGTAGCCTGTTCTCTAGCCTGTTCTTGTAGCCTGGTCTCTATTGCaaaagagatcttaatctcaatgacatttcctgaataaatacagcttaacaataataattaataacaattaataataataataataatgataataataagtaaGAATGACAAATATCCTGCTATTACTGTCCAGCTTAAACTTATGGTGTCACAGTTAAATGAAGCTTAGGGAAAGTTCAGTCAGAAAGACTATCTTTTTCATGCACAGGTCTGTAATATTGTTGTTTAATCTATCTGTCATTAGCATCCCTCACGCATGCTCAATTataatttccttgctgtcattcCCTTAGGTGTCAATTAAGAcgtcagctgttcacatcagctgggCACAGATAACCAATAACATGGTGACATACCTTCATTGTCAGCCTATCATATTGTGGcggtc
Protein-coding regions in this window:
- the LOC121888325 gene encoding NACHT, LRR and PYD domains-containing protein 1b allele 3-like gives rise to the protein MEPLGTEGLRTYNSDPDENGKILPTGGWAIEETFPCLCVFLCTPIVFRSPFFPVFFYTGNRRYSRELCRHHENESRLLAHQIVVLGDYLREICVREQFRQPLLCAIQEIGDRLYDPGSLLRAFRKLGDRAEDSPTWFTYISQLFPHTKYIITSAVGLLLPNIFTRKYGGHHDAPEKLVKAKQTSAENSLPALSHLLPPSDIFRSRKDSSCLPRPHSKSSLSQINSANNKNLTQAKSLSDMLLKDSFEEFPPDITVDENEETYRFHCSRPGLYQCSVTSLVFHMEGEGDVVYRIVSWNRRLLAQHHKKPAGPLFDIKCLQQSVCQLHLPHCEIRSTGGCEFLSVAHVDDEGIEFITPHQITETHVIINITGFSGFGNVKDEDSPPDPVRAMVLLFYRPPTDPDPESVLNVLLLPKNVVLRDVLRTRKKLVGDERYIETPAHCKLLPKQEYTLSTSPEDDSVLVQPTEAEFDEESYNNYVSSFQVNLEKIMKNIKLFLRGTNSSQSVWERKVCLLSTGVRRTCGPSALILPSNERLMDIRTCFIDGISGPVLKSLLDKMFEKKVITDSERESADEMQNKSDKARFVIDTVRKKGEAASSEMIDFLCEVDPFLCEHLGLM